In one Leishmania braziliensis MHOM/BR/75/M2904 complete genome, chromosome 32 genomic region, the following are encoded:
- a CDS encoding Qa-SNARE protein, with amino-acid sequence MRLAQLANRQSVFDDQTAEVSELTQMVKSSLQRLHSDVGTLEELKRRSVESQKGVFKAKGDSRGIFGGSINHLRTSEKHSDTVVETLRSRLARTGQQFRTTLQHQSKSLKDKANRRHMFTTADRPQSFESALFQDQEQRQQQQLLLSGTGNTQYYQQRADAVLEIEAAVQEVGELFNDFTRLVQEQEEVVLRIDTDVDSAVRHVNAGSHELMQYLTNLSSNRGLILKVFAMLFFFLMLFGILVVR; translated from the coding sequence ATGCGCTTGGCACAGCTAGCAAACCGCCAGAGCGTCTTCGACGACCAGACGGCTGAGGTGAGTGAGCTAACGCAGATGGTGAAAAGCTCGCTGCAACGCCTCCACAGCGATGTAGGAACACTGGAGGAGCTAAAACGGCGATCTGTTGAGTCGCAAAAAGGGGTGTTTAAGGCCAAGGGCGATTCTCGCGGTATATTTGGCGGCTCCATCAATCACCTCCGCACGTCCGAGAAGCACAGCGACACCGTTGTCGAGACACTGCGCAGCCGACTGGCGCGCACTGGCCAGCAGTTCCGCACTACCCTCCAGCATCAATCTAAAAGCCTCAAGGATAAGGCGAACCGTCGTCACATGTTCACCACAGCAGATCGTCCGCAATCATTTGAGAGTGCGCTTTTTCAGGACCAGGAGcaacgtcagcagcagcaactgctGCTTTCCGGAACGGGCAACACGCAGTACTACCAGCAGCGAGCGGATGCCGTGCTGGAGATCGAGGCAGCCGTGCAGGAGGTCGGCGAACTCTTCAATGATTTCACGCGCCTTGTccaggagcaggaggaggtggtgcttCGGATTGACACGGACGTTGACAGCGCTGTACGTCACGTCAATGCCGGAAGCCACGAGCTGATGCAATACTTGACGAACCTGAGCTCCAACCGCGGGCTCATTCTGAAGGTGTTCGCAatgctctttttctttctcatGCTCTTCGGTATCCTCGTGGTGCGATAG
- a CDS encoding putative protein transport protein Sec13, protein MPPHLANGVASPDALQLPVAQVHTDIIHDTQFDYYGLQLATASSDRTIGIHLAREGAPLNRVATLTGHEGPVWMVSWAHPRFGNLLASASYDQKAIIWKEVHQGAPKWMPVHVIDIHQGSVNAVQWAPEEYGPAVATASSDGTVAITTYRDGCWQPSMKLSNNSNQIAHAMGATSVTFAPFKSELSKHVMVASGGCDGHVRLWVSGCSPERGLEFELHQVIEAHADWVRDVAFCPTSSASRFVILASCGQDKTVVMYRKPWNQLCAEINEGVSQATEWERSVIEFAEPVWRLSWAPSGEMLVVTNAKSEVFVLREGADFTEPWIKLPLKDFQQ, encoded by the coding sequence ATGCCGCCACATTTGGCAAACGGCGTCGCCAGTCctgatgcgctgcagctgcccgtCGCTCAAGTGCACACGGATATCATTCATGACACGCAGTTTGACTACTATGGATTGCAGCTCGCCACTGCGAGCTCTGATAGAACAATCGGCATTCACCTCGCCCGGGAGGGTGCCCCACTGAACCGTGTGGCGACTCTCACCGGTCACGAGGGCCCAGTGTGGATGGTAAGCTGGGCGCACCCGCGCTTCGGCAACCTTCTTGCCTCTGCCTCGTACGATCAGAAAGCAATCATCTGGAAGGAAGTCCACCAGGGAGCACCCAAGTGGATGCCTGTGCATGTTATTGACATACACCAGGGCAGCGTGAACGCGGTGCAGTGGGCACCGGAGGAGTACGGACCAGCTGTTGCCACCGCaagcagcgacggcaccgtcgccatcaccacctACCGTGACGGCTGCTGGCAGCCCAGCATGAAGCTCAGCAACAATAGCAACCAAATCGCACACGCAATGGGGGCAACAAGTGTAACGTTTGCGCCGTTCAAGTCAGAACTATCGAAGCACGTAATGGTCGCCTCTGGCGGCTGCGACGGTCACGTCCGTCTTTGGGTGTCTGGGTGTTCTCCAGAGCGGGGCTTGGAGTTTGAGCTGCATCAGGTGATCGAAGCACATGCTGACTGGGTTCGCGACGTTGCATTCTGTCCTACATCTTCGGCGTCTCGCTTCGTGATTCTTGCATCGTGCGGGCAGGATAAGACGGTTGTCATGTACCGGAAGCCGTGGAATCAGCTATGCGCAGAAATCAATGAGGGTGTCTCGCAGGCTACGGAATGGGAGCGGAGTGTCATCGAGTTTGCGGAGCCTGTCTGGAGGCTTTCGTGGGCCCCCTCGGGTGAGATGCTTGTGGTGACAAACGCGAAGTCCGAGGTGTTTGTGCTTCGAGAAGGTGCTGACTTTACCGAACCGTGGATTAAGTTGCCTCTGAAGGACTTTCAGCAGTAG